TACGTGCTGTTTCCACCAGTTGCTGAGAAAATTCATGATGATTATTTCATTAATGACACGCCAAAAAGCATTATTGAGCAAGGCCGTGCTTTGGACTTGCCATGGATTACCGGAGTTGTCAGTGAAGAGGGACTTTACATAACTGCTGGTAAGTTCTTAACACCTAAATTGAATTCATGcattctattttattttcaatttttataaaggTTTTGCACTGAAAGACGATATGCTAAAACATACTGATAAGAACTGGGAAACCATAGCACCTTACATGCTACATTTTGTAAATAACATTCCTGAAGACCAACACGCCAAATTTGCAAAATTGGCAAAGGTACATTACTTTAGCAATAAAAACTTTAGTACAAGCAGAAATTTAGTTAAAACTTTGACACACATGACCGGGGATGATCAAATCGTTACTGGGGCAATTAGAGCTGCAAAGTTGCAAGCACGAGTAAACAAAAGTCCTGTGCGGTTTTACTACTACAGTTACAGAGCTGCACAAAGTTTCAGCGATGGACTTTCGAATACTACCGAGAACTTAGGTAAATATTGCTATTATCATAACTATGATTTAATAACTATTGCGGCTTATCGTTTCTAAAGTTACTTCTATTTGTTGAAGGTGTGTGCCACGATGATGATGTTTTCATAGTTATGGAGAACGACTACGTAGACCCAACAACTACAGCAAATGACAGAGCCATTTTACGAGACATGCTTGATCTTTGGGAATCGGTAGCTAAGACTGGgtaaatattaaaagaaaCAACCTAGTTTTAACCAGTTTATGTAATACAAAAAGTCGTTTGAATTCAAGCATACCAGATTTAGGTACGCAATGGCCACAATTGAATGCTTCCTCCAGAAACTTCGAATACATGCATATGGCTGGTCCTGGAAACTTTACCATAGaaactaataataatttaggAGAAATTCAATTCTGGGATAAAATAGGACTGTAATTAGCCTCAACAAGTACATTTAGTCAACGCCAATGTATTAATATGTGCAACTgatatttttcttcaaaaccTCATTCATTTTAAACATGGGTAATCGCAGACTAAACAAGTTACGTTTGCAAAATAAATGTTAGGATCAATAACACATTAGGCGTTTCTGAAGCGCTGCTTATAAGGGTCAGTTGGAGGTAAAAAGTCTCTTGAATACAGCAAAACCTCGTTTAACCTCAATAAATGAGTAAAATCAGTGTTGGTATGGAACATTTCCTAGATTATTAGAATAAATAGAattgttgttgaaataaaatgtataataatttatattttgtgtAAGTTCATACTTTGTATAGCCTTTTTAACAAAAGTATATCTCACGAGTAAATCATAATTAGTATGTATTGATCTATTTCGTTGACGAACCATTGGCAAACAGAGCATCTTGGTTGCTCTATTTATCAAAAGGATAGACTCTGGTAGATTAACGAGTCCTGCTAGTATGGCTAAGATCACATTGAGCAATCGCTCATTTCATCTAAAAGAATTTTAACTGAAATATGTTTGATTTCAGGCAAAAAACAGACTCATAACTCTCTGTTAGTTTCTGTCGGTGCATGTAGAAAACGTTATTGATTGAGATTGTAAACACTGAAGTTACCGAAAAAAATCTTAGGGGCGATGTCAAAACTCCCAAATGACAAAAAgcccaaaaatatttcttcgcGATTCGAGTGATGATCTTACGCTCAATTCATGCACTGTAAAACTGATCTTAGGGTTCTTCGCTAATTCGTTAACGATTTTTGGACGTATCTATATTAAATTACTTAATAACTACTTAAGAACTTCTTAACGTTTCTATCAGGGGATTTTTCTGATAATAATGTTTTCCTTTTGATCGAaatcaaattttctttttagttTATCATTTGTCCTATTCTAAAAACGGATGGACTGATCTGATTGCTCTTCAAATAACTAATATAAAGCGAATTATAACATCCCTTCTTAGAAGCAGAGCAAGGGATAAATCTTTcacaatattatattatggATATAACTTAATGCACATAAGTAGGACTTTTTCTTGAAAAATAGATTCTAATATAGGACAGGGTGTAGACTATCCTTGTCAATTATtcttaatacaaaaaattaattttttgaactggaaattttgatttttatcaagCACAGTTTAGTTGACTATCTATAATATCTGTACACGTGACTAGATCACTATCAAGCACGAAAGATAATGGCAATAGCATATAACAACCATTTTTCGTATAAAATCTTCAGAATGTGTAGTTACTTTAAGCAACAATAAGTACTATAGGtcgcaataattaatttaaattatattttcacaTAAACATGCGAATTATTTCGACTATTGTATTATGTGCATTAAGTACAGTATCtagtaaaaatgttattaattCACAAATCACGACTTTATCAGGAAAAATCAACGGATATTATAAAACCTCATACGAAGGACATCAATATGCGGCATGCGAAGGTATCCCATACGCATTACCGCCAATTGGAGATCTTCGATTCGAGGTAAcaagaaaacaaatttttatcattttaccTTTGACGCTTGAAAGTGCTACGTTTTTAAGAAAACATTATGCATATTTCACAAACATTCATGTTTTTCAAAGTATTCCACAAATACAAACTTTTGCAACAATACTTCGTTGGTTCTTACGAATACAACCCCTACAACAAATTTCAAATACCTTCACGCATATTTCTATAGTGTTTTAACGAAATCATTTCCAATCTTCATAGAATGTTAATGCGTTTATCTGTTACAAAGATTACTCTAGaagcgagtaaaaaaaatcaccagAAAGATTCTGGATTACATAGATATAGTTTTCATAAAAAAGAGCACTATTGATGAATGTTCAGCATAATATTTGGAAGTTAGAAAATTAAGCACTTACATTATctgtgattttataaatacagCCACCAGTTCCGGTACCTGCCTGGTCAGAAGCCATAAACGCACAAGCTTTGCCGAAATATTGTTCACAAACAAATCAGAAAACTGAGTCAGGTAGCACCGGCGTTGAAGATTGTCTATATATAAACATTTATACACCGATAAAGAACGAAACAGAAATACTACCAGTTATATTTTACATTCACGGAGGTGGTTTTCAGCAGGGATCAAGTTCAAATTGGAGAGAGCAATTCATTATAGACAGAGATCTAATTTTCGTCACTATTAACTATCGAGTCGGTGTATTCGGCTTCTTGAGCGCGGGAGACAATATCGTTCCCGGAAACATGGGACTCAAAGACCAATCCCTGGCCCTTCGATGGGTATCGAAAAATATTCGCTACTTCGGAGGAGATCCTAAGAGAATAACTTTGGCAGGTGACAGTGCCGGTGGTGCCAGTCCAGTGTCCATCATCACTATCTGTCACCTTTGAGCGCGGGACTCTTTCAGAATGGAATATCTTTCAGTGGATTGAGGCGTTGGGCATTTGTATCAGATACCTCGAACATCACCAAGGCTCTGGCAAAAGCTTTGAAATGCCCAGTAAGCGGCTCGCTAGAAACGATCCAATGCTTGAAAAACACATCTGTTACCGATATCGGGTAACACCTCACCTAACCTCCTAGGCTCACTTAATAAAtgcgaaaaacgcgaaaatggTGCACgcgttacaaaatattttattttaagtagAATTTTCAAGAAACCCTTCTAATTTTACCAACTTCACTCAGCCCAACTTGCACAGGTCCTATGCGATATTTTCCCCAGTTGCTGAGAAAGtcgataataattatttcattaaTGATACGCCAGCAAATATTATTGAGCAAGGCCGTGCTTCCGACGTGCCATGGATCACCGGGATCGTCAGCGAAGATGGTCTTTTAATGACACACATGATCGGAGATACTCTTTTTATTACTGGAGCAATCAGAGCTGCGAAGTTGCAAGCACGAGTAAACAAAAGTCCTGTGCGTTTTTACTATTACACTTGCAGATCTGCTCAAAGTTTTAGCGATGAGCTTTCAAATACTACCGAGAATTTAGGTGAAAAGTGCTATCATAAACATGTCTGCGTCTGTTCATTGATTCTAaagtgattttaatttttaggtGTATGTCACGTGGATGATGTATTATTAGTCCTCTACAGTAACCATAACCACATAGACCCGTCAACTACAGCCAGTGACAGAGCCATGCAACAGAATATGCTCGATTTTTGGGAATCCTTAGCCAGCACTaggtaaatattaaaaaaaaaattacctatTTTCGAATTATAATACGCTTGTTTAAATTTCACAGATCTCCAGATTTAGGCACGCAATGGCCAAGGTTGAACGCTTCCTCTAGCGACTTTGAATATATGAATATCGCTGGTCCTGGAAAGTTCAAAATGAAGACTAATAATAATTTGGGTGAGATCCACTTCTGGGATCAAATAGGACTTTCATCAAGTACACACCATAATATAAAGGCAATTGCAATGTCTCAATACGAACAATTACtattttgtataaattcaCAGTCCATCCTCTCAGCATATTCCATCAATTCATAATTCAAGCAAGTTCAacaagtttattaaaattgtaaacagCTTTCGGGCCGTTCGAGCGCAGTATACACGAAAGAAACTTCCCGCCGGCATTCCCTCGCGTATTTTCACCCCATACAAGTGCCGGCGCGCTCTGAGGGCGCAGTG
The sequence above is a segment of the Nasonia vitripennis strain AsymCx chromosome 3, Nvit_psr_1.1, whole genome shotgun sequence genome. Coding sequences within it:
- the LOC116738537 gene encoding venom carboxylesterase-6-like, translating into MQQNMLDFWESLASTRSPDLGTQWPRLNASSSDFEYMNIAGPGKFKMKTNNNLGEIHFWDQIGLSSSTHHNIKAIAMSQYEQLLFCINSQSILSAYSINS